The genomic segment CGATCCGGACAACAAGCTCTGGCAGAGCGAGCCCGATGCCTGCTGCGCCCTGCGTAAGGTGCGTCCGCTGGAGCCGGCACTGGAAGGCTTCAGCGCCTGGATCACCGGCCGCAAACGCTTCCATGGCGGCGAGCGGATGAAGCTGCCGGTCTTCGAGTTTGCGAATGGCCGCTACAAGGTGAACCCGATGGCGGGCTGGACGGCCGACGACGTCGACCTGTTCATGAAACAGCGCAACCTGCCGCGTCACCCGCTGGTCGATCAGGGCTATCCGTCCATCGGCTGCTGGCCATGCACGCGTCCGGCGTCGGATCCGATGGACCCGCGCTCCGGCCGCTGGGCAGGCCAGAACAAGTCCGAGTGCGGTCTCCATCTCGACAAGGCGGAACGTCCGCGGGTATTCTAAGGCTCTCTCGGGGCAGCTCTTTCACACCAGGGGGCCCCATTCGCCCTTCCCGGCACAATCGGGGAGGGCGTTTTCTTGAGCGGCTCAGCCCTGTTTTTCCCCAAATACGTGTGCCAGCGCGATCGCCCCGGCGGTCGCGACATTGATGCTGTCGAAGCCTGCAGACATGGGAATGCGCACCGGTGTTGCCGCCGCGATCAGCGCGTCCGGCAGGCCCGGCCCCTCGGCGCCGAGCAGGATGGCGAGCTTGTCCGGCACGGGCAGGGACTGCATCGGCGCGGCATCTGCGCGGGGCGTCATCGCCCAGACCGTATAGCCCGCGTTTAAGACGGCATTTACCATGTCCAGGCCCGTCCCGCCTTGGGCATAGGGCAAAAAGAGGCTCGCCCCGGAAGAGACGCGGATGGCCTTCCGGTAGAGCGGATCGCAGCAGCGTTCGTCCAGCAGCACGCCAGCCGCGCCAAAGGCGGCCGCATTGCGGAAGCAGGCGCCGGTATTGTCGTGGTTGGAGATGTCGGAGAGCAGGAGGAGCGGGCCTGAACGGGGCTCATCCTCCGAAAGAAATTCGCCTGGTAGGGGAATGTCGCCTTTCAACCCGCAGGCGAGTACGCCGCGGTGCATGGGGAAGCCCGCCACCTGGTCCATCACATCCTGCGGGGCGGTATAGATGGGTACATCGGCAGGCACTTTTGACAGCAGGTCCGCCAGCGGTTCCAGCCGGGACCCGGCCAGAAACAGGCTCTCCACGGCAAAACGCGACCGCGTCAGCAGCGTCTCCAGCGTTACCTTGCCCTCGACAATGAACCGCCCGCCATGGCCGGACGTCAGATCCTTCTCGCGGATGGACGTGTAGGCAGCGAGGCGCGGATCGGTGGGGGCGGTGATGTGGATCAGGGGCATGCGAGAGCCTTGCCCGCTGTGCGGCGCTGAATCAATTCACGCGTCCAGCTTTAGCTTCCGGAAAGCGTAAGCGTGTAAATCAGAGATAGTAATGGGGGTGTCCATGCGGGATCCTGAAGCCATCATCAGCCGTTACTGGTTGAGAGTGCTGGCGGTGGCCGGGCTGGTCGCGGTTGCGGTATTTTTTTGGACGCGGAACCCTTATCCGGCCGCGGAGGTGGAGCATGTCGCCGCCCGGCAGGAGGCGTTCGATGCTGCGCTGGCGGCCAACTGGCAAGCCCATCCTTCGGAAGACCTGCTGGGCTTTGTCCGCAAGGACGTCGCAGAGGAGTTGTTGTCGCACCTGACGGTGGACGAGCGGAACCGGATCAGCCAGTCGTCCTGCGGCTGGGTCACCCGCAAATGCCTTGATCACAACCGAAAGACGGGGTTGCTCACGTGCATGGCTTATCCGGAAGAGACCCAAGTCGGGGATATTGTCTGCCGGGCCTCTTTCCCCGCGGACAGGCGCACATTTCCGCCGAGTGGCAAAATGCTCGGATTTGTCCTGTCGGGTAAGCGGTGTTTTCTCACCACCTGGTCGCATGACGGCGAGGATTGGCGGGTGCGAAGCGCAACGTCCGGCTCGGTCGTGGACCTGAATGCAACGGCGGAAAACCGCATCGCTGAGAAGGGTATGTCTGATCCCACGGCATTGCGCTTGTCGTTCATGCCCATTCTTGCGGCAACGCCTAAAGGCTGTCCCTAGCTTCCCGCCGAGAAAAACGGGCATGGGAAGAACCCATGCCCGTCCATGCATCCCGATCAATCGCTTGGGGTTTACGATCAGTCGAGAAGATCAATGATGGCGTTGGCGACGAGGCCGGTGGTGACCTGCATCAGATAGGCATCCTGGTCGACCACGACCCAGCGATATCCCGGCGGAGCCGGTTCCAGATCATAGCGGCGCCAGTCTTCGAGATAGTGGCCGGTGCGATAGTCCACGGGCAGGTATTCGCCCTTCTTCCACATCTTCTTGGCGTGGCCCGGCGGGATCTTGCCCTGTTTGGCCAGGCCCGGCGGCAGGTCGCCCGAACGGGAATGCGGCGGGTCGGCATGGGCCATCAGGCCTGCGCCCATGATGGCGGCAAGTGATGCGGTGACGAGTCTGATCGTCATTTCAAGGCTCCTTCCAGTGCATGCGGGCGGGGCACCCATGCGGGTCTTGGGGGATCAACGGCTGACGACGCCGGAGAGTTCCCGGAAATCGACCGCGATAGGGCTAATCCGATCCGCTGTGTTGTCTGCACGGACGATTGCGTTAGGAGTAAGGCACCGCAGAAGGCGGAAGGGGAGATCCGCACATGACGAAAACGCATCTGGCCACACGGGTGGCAGTGACCATCGTGTTCACCTTCCTGTACCTCGCCTTCCTGACGGAGACCGGCGTGCTGGTGCAGGAGTTCGGCGCCTCGGGGCTCGCCCTGCGGCTGGCGTCTCTGGATTCCCAGAATTTCATCTTCTTCCCGGTCGCGGGCCTGCTGGCGCTGGTCGCCTTCTGGCAGCCCGCCGTGCTGCTGGTGGATGCCATGTGGCGCGGGCAGCTGAAATTCGGGCGGATCGTGCTGGGCGGCAGCCTGGTGGTCGCGCTGATCGGGGCCTGGCTCATTTCCGGCGCGTTTGAATCGTCTGAAGCCCGGTCCGTCTTCGAGATCGCGCCAAAAGCTCTCGCGGCGGATGATGGCGCGCCTGCAACGGCCGAGGCCCCGCCGCTTGCGCCGGTGACCGAAGTGCTGGCCCGCATGCGCATCCTGTCGGGCGTTGACGGCGGCCTCGGGGAATACCAGGCCCAGTGCGACCGGGAGTGGCTGCAATATTCCGTCGCGGCGGAGGTCGAGATGCTGTGCTTCCCGTCAGGCGAGCGCCTGTCTGTGCGGGCCTGCTGCACGGCCAAGGCCGCGTTTCGCCAGCATCTGAACCGGCTGGCGGCAGAGGCGCCGTCGCGCACCGGCGCGGTGCACCGCTGGGTGATGCCGGTGAAGATTTTCTTCCTGTTGCTTCTGCTCGGCATCGGCATCCTGCTGGTGCAGTACCGCAAGGGGCTGGAGCGTCTGCACGGGGCGACGCCGTCCGGCATCTCGTTCGGCCTGGCACTGGGCGGGGCGGTGATGCTGATCTGGCCGCTGCTGAACGCTGCGTATCTGCAGACCATGGCGCTGCTGACGGGCTCAGGCTCGGCCAGTGCCTATACGATCGTTGCGCCGCTCATCGCGCTCGGCTTTGGTGTGTGGACACTGCTGCTCGTTTTCTTCCACCTGCGGTCCTATCCCAGCCAGATCGAATATGCGGCCAAGGTCGGCGGCTTCATCGCGGCGGCGATTGGCGTGTTCCGCTATGAGGAAATCACGAACTATCTCGCCCGCACGCTGGGCGTCGGCGGCGGGCTGGTCGCGATCATCGTGTTTGCGGTGGGTGTGGGCGCGCTCATTATCAGCGTGATCCTCGGCGTGGACCCGACGGACATCAAACTGGATGACGAGGATGTGGAAGAGGCCGTGAAAAACGTGGCGGAGACCGCCAGCGGGGATTAAGCCCCCGCCGGCAGGCCCTGTTCCTTGGCCATGCGCTTCATGGCCTTTTGCAGTTTCTCGAAGGCGCGGACCTCGATCTGGCGGATGCGCTCGCGGGAGACATTGTATTCTTCCGACAGCTCTTCCAGCGTTTTCGGGTCGTCCGTCAGGCGGCGCTCGGTCAGGATGTGGCGTTCGCGCTCGTTGAGGTCTTCCATGGCCGCGGAGAGGAGGGTCATGCGGGCATCGAATTCCTGCTGGTTGGCGAATTCCTCGGCCTGGCCCGGCTCGTCATCGGCCAGCCAGTCCTGCCATTCCATGTCGCCATCGGTGCCCATCGGCACGTTCAGCGAGGCATCCGAGCCGGACATGCGCCCGTTCATCGAATAGACTTCGCTTTCCGAGACGTTGAGCTTTTCGGCGATTAGCTTGGCCTGTTCCGGCTTCAGGTCGCCTTCTTCCAGCGCCTGCATCTCGCCCTTCAGGCGGCGCAGATTGAAGAACAGCTTCTTCTGCGCGGCCGTCGTGCCGAGCTTCACCAGGCTCCACGAGCGCAGGATATATTCCTGGATCGCGGCGCGGATCCACCACATCGCATAGGTGGCCAGGCGGAAGCCCTTGTCCGGGTCGAACTTCTTCACGGCCTGCATCAGGCCGACATTGCCCTCGGAGATCACCTCGGCCATCGGCAGGCCATAGCCGCGATAGCCCATGGCGATCTTGGCGACGAGACGCAGGTGGGAGGTCACCATCTTCTCGGCGGCCTGAGTGTCTTCCTGCTCGCGCCAGCGCCGGGCCAGCATGAATTCCTCGTTCTTCTCGAGCATCGGGAATTTGCGAATTTCGGTGAGATAACGGCTGAGGCCCTGTTCCGGGCTGAGCGTCATGCTCGTGCTGGCAGAAATCTTGTTTGCCATATCTAAAAATCCTCCTTCCGGAACCTATCCCGTGAAACCGGCAATGGTTCCAATTTGGAATGTCCGGAACTGTTTAGCCCCGTCTGGCGGCGGCGTCTTGTACCGGAATGCGCATGATTATCATCGCGCTCGGGTATAGATAGGAATTGCGGCCTTCTTAGGGAAGGGGCGGGACCTATAGGTTTTTCGAGGGATTTCAGGGGAATTTCACCCAAAAAAAGCCCCGCGCCTGGAGAGAGGTGGCGCGGGGCGTAAGGTCAGGAACGGGGGTCTATCCTGTTATTCGGCCGGTACGGGGTTCGGCTTCTCATCTAGGCGGTTGAGGGCGGCGCTCAGGGCGTCGCGGCGCTTGCCGAAACGTTTGTCCTCGCTGCCCGGAACCTGGTCGGCGGCGAAGCGGTGGAGGACGGCTTCGACCTCCTCGCTCATGCCGGTGAAGTAGACATCCTTGCCGGCGTCGTGGGCGTCTTCGATGATCGTCTCGACCGCACGGACGGCGGAGACGTCGATGAAGGGCACGCGGGCAAAGTCCAGCACGATGATCTCGACCTTGTCGCCCGCCTTGCTGCGGACATGGTGGCCAAGGTCAGCCGCTGCGCCGAAGCTGAGCGGGCCGCCGAAGTCGAACAGCATCACCCGGCCGCCGCAGCGGGAGAGAAGGGTCACTTCCTCTTCGCTGGACTGGGGCGGGGCCTCGTGCTGCACGGAGGCGATCTGGTCGTCGGCCAGCTTCTTGATGAAGGCGAGCGCCGCGAGGACCACACCGACCGCGACAGCCGTGATCAGGTCAACGAAGACCGTCAGGCCAAGCACCAGCACCATCAGGGCGAGATCCCAGCGCGGGCCTTTGTGGGCACGCTTGATGTAGGACAGGTCGATCGTGTCGAAGCCAACCTTCACAAGGATACCGGCCAGAACCGCATGCGGGATCTGCGACGCCAGCGGGCCAAGGCTGAGCACGATGGCCAGCAGCACGAAAGCGTGCGTCATGCCGGAAATCTTGGTGCGGCCGCCGGAGCGGACATTGATCACCGTCCGCATCGTGGCACCGGCACCCGGGATGGCGCCGAACATGCCGGCGATCGTGTTACCGATGCCCTGGCCGATCAGCTCCTTGTCGGAGCCATGGCGCGTGCGGGTCATGTTGTCGGCGACCAGCGAGGTCAGCAGGCTGTCGATGGAGCCGAGGACCGCCAGGATGAAGGCCGCTTCGAGCACGATCAGTGCGGTGTCCGCGCTGAAGCTCGGCAGGACGAATTGCGGCAGGCCGGTCGGGATGTCGCCCAGCACGGGCGCGCCCGGAACGAAGAGGCTGACCAGCGTACCGATCACCAGCGCCGCAAGGGGCCCCGGGACATAGGCGGCGAATTTCTTCGGCCAGGTGAAGACGATGAGCAGGGTCATCGCGGCAATGCCGACGGCGATCAGGTTCGGGTCCATCACGGCGCCCGGCACGGCGGTGAAGGCCGGGATCGTGCCGCCGCCGTCAGGCTCATGCCCGAACAGGCGGGAGAGCTGCAGCGCAATGATGATCACGCCGATGCCGCTCATGAAGCCGGAAATCACC from the uncultured Hyphomonas sp. genome contains:
- a CDS encoding phosphoadenylyl-sulfate reductase → MPYGDTSLRRKEDTETRLARLNGELREASAQTILRVAMVREWPEQLTYVSSFGAESVAMLSLIAEVDPSLPVIFLDTGMHFPQTLDYRDEVIERLGLTGVRSIPPNETERKVLDPDNKLWQSEPDACCALRKVRPLEPALEGFSAWITGRKRFHGGERMKLPVFEFANGRYKVNPMAGWTADDVDLFMKQRNLPRHPLVDQGYPSIGCWPCTRPASDPMDPRSGRWAGQNKSECGLHLDKAERPRVF
- a CDS encoding RNA methyltransferase, which translates into the protein MPLIHITAPTDPRLAAYTSIREKDLTSGHGGRFIVEGKVTLETLLTRSRFAVESLFLAGSRLEPLADLLSKVPADVPIYTAPQDVMDQVAGFPMHRGVLACGLKGDIPLPGEFLSEDEPRSGPLLLLSDISNHDNTGACFRNAAAFGAAGVLLDERCCDPLYRKAIRVSSGASLFLPYAQGGTGLDMVNAVLNAGYTVWAMTPRADAAPMQSLPVPDKLAILLGAEGPGLPDALIAAATPVRIPMSAGFDSINVATAGAIALAHVFGEKQG
- a CDS encoding RcnB family protein, coding for MTIRLVTASLAAIMGAGLMAHADPPHSRSGDLPPGLAKQGKIPPGHAKKMWKKGEYLPVDYRTGHYLEDWRRYDLEPAPPGYRWVVVDQDAYLMQVTTGLVANAIIDLLD
- the rpoH gene encoding RNA polymerase sigma factor RpoH, which codes for MANKISASTSMTLSPEQGLSRYLTEIRKFPMLEKNEEFMLARRWREQEDTQAAEKMVTSHLRLVAKIAMGYRGYGLPMAEVISEGNVGLMQAVKKFDPDKGFRLATYAMWWIRAAIQEYILRSWSLVKLGTTAAQKKLFFNLRRLKGEMQALEEGDLKPEQAKLIAEKLNVSESEVYSMNGRMSGSDASLNVPMGTDGDMEWQDWLADDEPGQAEEFANQQEFDARMTLLSAAMEDLNERERHILTERRLTDDPKTLEELSEEYNVSRERIRQIEVRAFEKLQKAMKRMAKEQGLPAGA
- a CDS encoding SulP family inorganic anion transporter; translated protein: MSSSQTAAPGGRSPFFDLSNMRGDLFGGLTAGIVALPLALAFGEASGAGPIAGLWGAIFVGFFAALFGGTGSQVSGPTGPMVVVFAGLYAALGGSPTLVFAAVVLAGIIQIGFGVLKFGQYVKLVPYPVISGFMSGIGVIIIALQLSRLFGHEPDGGGTIPAFTAVPGAVMDPNLIAVGIAAMTLLIVFTWPKKFAAYVPGPLAALVIGTLVSLFVPGAPVLGDIPTGLPQFVLPSFSADTALIVLEAAFILAVLGSIDSLLTSLVADNMTRTRHGSDKELIGQGIGNTIAGMFGAIPGAGATMRTVINVRSGGRTKISGMTHAFVLLAIVLSLGPLASQIPHAVLAGILVKVGFDTIDLSYIKRAHKGPRWDLALMVLVLGLTVFVDLITAVAVGVVLAALAFIKKLADDQIASVQHEAPPQSSEEEVTLLSRCGGRVMLFDFGGPLSFGAAADLGHHVRSKAGDKVEIIVLDFARVPFIDVSAVRAVETIIEDAHDAGKDVYFTGMSEEVEAVLHRFAADQVPGSEDKRFGKRRDALSAALNRLDEKPNPVPAE